A window of the Salarias fasciatus chromosome 7, fSalaFa1.1, whole genome shotgun sequence genome harbors these coding sequences:
- the LOC115392006 gene encoding proline-rich protein 5-like isoform X4, with translation MQSGGMMGSFRRPRPRFMSSPVLSDLARFHASTPGLQISNATVWNRVQSAVIRVFQGKALQNNELYSLNESIRWLLKTEMGSFISDYFQNQLLTRGLSGVLDQILLHSRDDGEEQLVVLTDAWNRFFTETLPTLQAIFYPVQGQELTVRQMSLLAFRNLVLLRLPLQAAVGAAAPPPPAFLQMLLVLQGVHESGGPSPEYLQLERLLEAVVSPYLSNVIHSRNDVLSAGSCHRPEVKVTQHRGSSDPWDSGSLSPLVEKEGEAYLEKAGGVRRHTVANPHSDVRLLLASSMMHAGRGGASGPPRDSGHQRTETSEETPGDGAQTGGTSGRDGD, from the exons ATG CAGTCGGGGGGCATGATGGGGTCGTTCCGCCGCCCCAGGCCTCGCTTCATGAGTTCTCCGGTTCTGTCCGACCTGGCGCGGTTCCACGCCAGCACGCCCGGCCTGCAGATCTCCAACGCCACCGTGTGGAACAG GGTCCAGTCGGCTGTGATCAGGGTCTTCCAGGGAAAAGCTCTGCAGAACAACGAGCTCTACAGCCTCAACGAGAGCATCAG GTGGCTTCTGAAGACCGAGATGGGCTCCTTCATCAGCGACTACTTCCAG AACCAGCTGCTGACTCGAGGCCTTTCTGGAGTCTTGGACCAGattctcctccacagcagagatgATG GTGAGGAGCAGCTGGTCGTCCTCACCGACGCCTGGAACCGGTTCTTCACAGAGACCCTCCCCACCCTGCAGGCCATCTTCTACCCGGTCCAG ggtcAGGAGCTCACTGTGAGGCAGATGTCTCTGCTGGCCTTCAGAAACCTGGTGCTGCTGCggctccccctgcaggccgcGGTGGGCGCCGCGGCCCCGCCGCCTCCGGCCTTCCTGCAGATGCTGCTGGTGTTGCAG GGGGTCCATGAGTCCGGGGGTCCCAGTCCGGAGTACCTCCAGCTGGAGCGTCTGCTGGAAGCCGTCGTGTCTCCGTATCTGAGCAACGTGATTCACAGCAGGAACGACGTGCTGTcag CAGGCTCGTGTCATCGGCCGGAGGTCAAGGTCACGCAGCACCGCGGCTCCTCGGACCCCTGGGACTCCGGCTCTCTGTCCCCGCTGGTGGAGAAGGAGGGCGAGGCGTACCTGGAGAAGGccggcggcgtgcggcgccaCACGGTGGCCAACCCCCACTCTGACgtgcgcctcctgctggcgtCCAGcatgatgcatgctgggaggggcggggcttcagggcCCCCCAGAGACAGTGGACACCAGAGAACAGAGACGAGCgaggagacaccaggagacgGAGCGCAGACGGGGGGGACGTCTGGGAGGGACGGGGACTGA
- the LOC115392006 gene encoding proline-rich protein 5-like isoform X2, translating into MERGACACGEDGCRPEEVAPRPLCVRSLAVFFLRAEPWSLVRVKPPRVRLLPGRSSLRAQKRREKCAEQSGGMMGSFRRPRPRFMSSPVLSDLARFHASTPGLQISNATVWNRVQSAVIRVFQGKALQNNELYSLNESIRWLLKTEMGSFISDYFQNQLLTRGLSGVLDQILLHSRDDGEEQLVVLTDAWNRFFTETLPTLQAIFYPVQGQELTVRQMSLLAFRNLVLLRLPLQAAVGAAAPPPPAFLQMLLVLQGVHESGGPSPEYLQLERLLEAVVSPYLSNVIHSRNDVLSGSCHRPEVKVTQHRGSSDPWDSGSLSPLVEKEGEAYLEKAGGVRRHTVANPHSDVRLLLASSMMHAGRGGASGPPRDSGHQRTETSEETPGDGAQTGGTSGRDGD; encoded by the exons ATGGAGCGCGGAGCGTGTGCGTGCGGGGAGGACGGCTGCCGGCCGGAGGAAGTGGCGCCTCGTCCTCTTTGCGTGAGGAGCCTTGCGGTGTTTTTCCTGCGTGCGGAACCGTGGAGCCTCGTCCGCGTGAAGCCCCCGCGCGTGCGTCTGCTCCCCGGGCGAAGTAGTTTGCGCGCACAGAAGCGGAGGGAGAAGTGTGCCGAG CAGTCGGGGGGCATGATGGGGTCGTTCCGCCGCCCCAGGCCTCGCTTCATGAGTTCTCCGGTTCTGTCCGACCTGGCGCGGTTCCACGCCAGCACGCCCGGCCTGCAGATCTCCAACGCCACCGTGTGGAACAG GGTCCAGTCGGCTGTGATCAGGGTCTTCCAGGGAAAAGCTCTGCAGAACAACGAGCTCTACAGCCTCAACGAGAGCATCAG GTGGCTTCTGAAGACCGAGATGGGCTCCTTCATCAGCGACTACTTCCAG AACCAGCTGCTGACTCGAGGCCTTTCTGGAGTCTTGGACCAGattctcctccacagcagagatgATG GTGAGGAGCAGCTGGTCGTCCTCACCGACGCCTGGAACCGGTTCTTCACAGAGACCCTCCCCACCCTGCAGGCCATCTTCTACCCGGTCCAG ggtcAGGAGCTCACTGTGAGGCAGATGTCTCTGCTGGCCTTCAGAAACCTGGTGCTGCTGCggctccccctgcaggccgcGGTGGGCGCCGCGGCCCCGCCGCCTCCGGCCTTCCTGCAGATGCTGCTGGTGTTGCAG GGGGTCCATGAGTCCGGGGGTCCCAGTCCGGAGTACCTCCAGCTGGAGCGTCTGCTGGAAGCCGTCGTGTCTCCGTATCTGAGCAACGTGATTCACAGCAGGAACGACGTGCTGTcag GCTCGTGTCATCGGCCGGAGGTCAAGGTCACGCAGCACCGCGGCTCCTCGGACCCCTGGGACTCCGGCTCTCTGTCCCCGCTGGTGGAGAAGGAGGGCGAGGCGTACCTGGAGAAGGccggcggcgtgcggcgccaCACGGTGGCCAACCCCCACTCTGACgtgcgcctcctgctggcgtCCAGcatgatgcatgctgggaggggcggggcttcagggcCCCCCAGAGACAGTGGACACCAGAGAACAGAGACGAGCgaggagacaccaggagacgGAGCGCAGACGGGGGGGACGTCTGGGAGGGACGGGGACTGA
- the LOC115392006 gene encoding proline-rich protein 5-like isoform X1 has protein sequence MERGACACGEDGCRPEEVAPRPLCVRSLAVFFLRAEPWSLVRVKPPRVRLLPGRSSLRAQKRREKCAEQSGGMMGSFRRPRPRFMSSPVLSDLARFHASTPGLQISNATVWNRVQSAVIRVFQGKALQNNELYSLNESIRWLLKTEMGSFISDYFQNQLLTRGLSGVLDQILLHSRDDGEEQLVVLTDAWNRFFTETLPTLQAIFYPVQGQELTVRQMSLLAFRNLVLLRLPLQAAVGAAAPPPPAFLQMLLVLQGVHESGGPSPEYLQLERLLEAVVSPYLSNVIHSRNDVLSAGSCHRPEVKVTQHRGSSDPWDSGSLSPLVEKEGEAYLEKAGGVRRHTVANPHSDVRLLLASSMMHAGRGGASGPPRDSGHQRTETSEETPGDGAQTGGTSGRDGD, from the exons ATGGAGCGCGGAGCGTGTGCGTGCGGGGAGGACGGCTGCCGGCCGGAGGAAGTGGCGCCTCGTCCTCTTTGCGTGAGGAGCCTTGCGGTGTTTTTCCTGCGTGCGGAACCGTGGAGCCTCGTCCGCGTGAAGCCCCCGCGCGTGCGTCTGCTCCCCGGGCGAAGTAGTTTGCGCGCACAGAAGCGGAGGGAGAAGTGTGCCGAG CAGTCGGGGGGCATGATGGGGTCGTTCCGCCGCCCCAGGCCTCGCTTCATGAGTTCTCCGGTTCTGTCCGACCTGGCGCGGTTCCACGCCAGCACGCCCGGCCTGCAGATCTCCAACGCCACCGTGTGGAACAG GGTCCAGTCGGCTGTGATCAGGGTCTTCCAGGGAAAAGCTCTGCAGAACAACGAGCTCTACAGCCTCAACGAGAGCATCAG GTGGCTTCTGAAGACCGAGATGGGCTCCTTCATCAGCGACTACTTCCAG AACCAGCTGCTGACTCGAGGCCTTTCTGGAGTCTTGGACCAGattctcctccacagcagagatgATG GTGAGGAGCAGCTGGTCGTCCTCACCGACGCCTGGAACCGGTTCTTCACAGAGACCCTCCCCACCCTGCAGGCCATCTTCTACCCGGTCCAG ggtcAGGAGCTCACTGTGAGGCAGATGTCTCTGCTGGCCTTCAGAAACCTGGTGCTGCTGCggctccccctgcaggccgcGGTGGGCGCCGCGGCCCCGCCGCCTCCGGCCTTCCTGCAGATGCTGCTGGTGTTGCAG GGGGTCCATGAGTCCGGGGGTCCCAGTCCGGAGTACCTCCAGCTGGAGCGTCTGCTGGAAGCCGTCGTGTCTCCGTATCTGAGCAACGTGATTCACAGCAGGAACGACGTGCTGTcag CAGGCTCGTGTCATCGGCCGGAGGTCAAGGTCACGCAGCACCGCGGCTCCTCGGACCCCTGGGACTCCGGCTCTCTGTCCCCGCTGGTGGAGAAGGAGGGCGAGGCGTACCTGGAGAAGGccggcggcgtgcggcgccaCACGGTGGCCAACCCCCACTCTGACgtgcgcctcctgctggcgtCCAGcatgatgcatgctgggaggggcggggcttcagggcCCCCCAGAGACAGTGGACACCAGAGAACAGAGACGAGCgaggagacaccaggagacgGAGCGCAGACGGGGGGGACGTCTGGGAGGGACGGGGACTGA
- the LOC115392006 gene encoding proline-rich protein 5-like isoform X3, which yields MERGACACGEDGCRPEEVAPRPLCVRSLAVFFLRAEPWSLVRVKPPRVRLLPGRSSLRAQKRREKCAESGGMMGSFRRPRPRFMSSPVLSDLARFHASTPGLQISNATVWNRVQSAVIRVFQGKALQNNELYSLNESIRWLLKTEMGSFISDYFQNQLLTRGLSGVLDQILLHSRDDGEEQLVVLTDAWNRFFTETLPTLQAIFYPVQGQELTVRQMSLLAFRNLVLLRLPLQAAVGAAAPPPPAFLQMLLVLQGVHESGGPSPEYLQLERLLEAVVSPYLSNVIHSRNDVLSAGSCHRPEVKVTQHRGSSDPWDSGSLSPLVEKEGEAYLEKAGGVRRHTVANPHSDVRLLLASSMMHAGRGGASGPPRDSGHQRTETSEETPGDGAQTGGTSGRDGD from the exons ATGGAGCGCGGAGCGTGTGCGTGCGGGGAGGACGGCTGCCGGCCGGAGGAAGTGGCGCCTCGTCCTCTTTGCGTGAGGAGCCTTGCGGTGTTTTTCCTGCGTGCGGAACCGTGGAGCCTCGTCCGCGTGAAGCCCCCGCGCGTGCGTCTGCTCCCCGGGCGAAGTAGTTTGCGCGCACAGAAGCGGAGGGAGAAGTGTGCCGAG TCGGGGGGCATGATGGGGTCGTTCCGCCGCCCCAGGCCTCGCTTCATGAGTTCTCCGGTTCTGTCCGACCTGGCGCGGTTCCACGCCAGCACGCCCGGCCTGCAGATCTCCAACGCCACCGTGTGGAACAG GGTCCAGTCGGCTGTGATCAGGGTCTTCCAGGGAAAAGCTCTGCAGAACAACGAGCTCTACAGCCTCAACGAGAGCATCAG GTGGCTTCTGAAGACCGAGATGGGCTCCTTCATCAGCGACTACTTCCAG AACCAGCTGCTGACTCGAGGCCTTTCTGGAGTCTTGGACCAGattctcctccacagcagagatgATG GTGAGGAGCAGCTGGTCGTCCTCACCGACGCCTGGAACCGGTTCTTCACAGAGACCCTCCCCACCCTGCAGGCCATCTTCTACCCGGTCCAG ggtcAGGAGCTCACTGTGAGGCAGATGTCTCTGCTGGCCTTCAGAAACCTGGTGCTGCTGCggctccccctgcaggccgcGGTGGGCGCCGCGGCCCCGCCGCCTCCGGCCTTCCTGCAGATGCTGCTGGTGTTGCAG GGGGTCCATGAGTCCGGGGGTCCCAGTCCGGAGTACCTCCAGCTGGAGCGTCTGCTGGAAGCCGTCGTGTCTCCGTATCTGAGCAACGTGATTCACAGCAGGAACGACGTGCTGTcag CAGGCTCGTGTCATCGGCCGGAGGTCAAGGTCACGCAGCACCGCGGCTCCTCGGACCCCTGGGACTCCGGCTCTCTGTCCCCGCTGGTGGAGAAGGAGGGCGAGGCGTACCTGGAGAAGGccggcggcgtgcggcgccaCACGGTGGCCAACCCCCACTCTGACgtgcgcctcctgctggcgtCCAGcatgatgcatgctgggaggggcggggcttcagggcCCCCCAGAGACAGTGGACACCAGAGAACAGAGACGAGCgaggagacaccaggagacgGAGCGCAGACGGGGGGGACGTCTGGGAGGGACGGGGACTGA
- the LOC115391482 gene encoding GRAM domain-containing protein 2A-like: MMSDHLDLSDAGAVLTPHEVEIHREEDAQCHLLFRQQLIDHLSYEDVKKCYRGSTVSKYNSQYHKLFQTVPPEEILMKVYSCALLRDILLQGRLYISRNWLCFYANLFGKDIKVCIPVVSVRLVKKHKTAGLVPNGLAITMDTGQKYVFVSLLSRDSVYDVLRRICTHLQVNGKSLSLKQLLEEPSSLSMDEYPEVLKWRRKPPLPPVSSSLPDLLGNSAPSLAADQPFSTHTLTDGGLESEKVLLAEPVNEISQLELQLLKVFVLLVLLLVLLSCYLAFRVCRLEQQLSLLTSQPPLSERCGEMPCWLANLKTGT, encoded by the exons ATGATGTCTGATCACTTGGACCTGAGTGACGCCGGTGCCGTCCTGACCCCCCATGAGGTGGAGATCCACAGGGAGGAGGACGCCCAGTGCCACCTGCTCTTCAG GCAGCAGCTGATCGACCACCTGTCCTACGAAGACGTGAAGAAATGTTACCGAGGATCA ACTGTCAGTAAATACAACTCTCAGTACCACAAACTGTTCCAGACCGTTCCACCCGAGGAGATCCTGATGAAAG TGTATTCCTGCGCGCTGCTGCGAGACATCCTGCTGCAGGGCCGGCTCTACATCTCCAGGAACTGGCTCTGCTTCTACGCTAACCTCTTCGGGAAAGACATCAAG GTGTGTATCCCCGTGGTCTCGGTGCGCCTGGTGAAGAAGCACAAGACGGCCGGCCTGGTGCCCAACGGCCTGGCCATCACCATGGATACGGGCCAGAAG tacgTCTTCGTGTCCCTGCTGTCCAGAGACAGTGTGTATGACGTCCTGAGGAGGATCTGCACTCACCTGCAG gtgAACGGGAAGAGTCTGagcctgaagcagctgctggaggagcccaGCTCTCTGTCCATG gatgAATATCCAGAGGTGttgaagtggaggaggaagccccccctcccccccgtctcctcctccctcccagaCCTGCTGGGAAACTCCGCCCCCAGCCTCGCCGCTGACCAGcccttcagcacacacacactcaccg ACGGCGGTTTGGAGTCAGAGAAGGTTCTCCTGGCGGAGCCGGTGAATGAGATCagccagctggagctgcagctgctgaaggtCTTCGTTCTGCT ggttctcctcctggtcctgttgTCCTGCTATCTGGCCTTCAGAGTGTGtcgtctggagcagcagctcagcctccTGACCAGCCAGCCCCCCCTGAGcgagag atgtggaGAGATGCCCTGCTGGCTGGCCAACCTGAAGACCGGaacctga
- the LOC115392006 gene encoding proline-rich protein 5-like isoform X6, with product MSGGMMGSFRRPRPRFMSSPVLSDLARFHASTPGLQISNATVWNRVQSAVIRVFQGKALQNNELYSLNESIRWLLKTEMGSFISDYFQNQLLTRGLSGVLDQILLHSRDDGEEQLVVLTDAWNRFFTETLPTLQAIFYPVQGQELTVRQMSLLAFRNLVLLRLPLQAAVGAAAPPPPAFLQMLLVLQGVHESGGPSPEYLQLERLLEAVVSPYLSNVIHSRNDVLSAGSCHRPEVKVTQHRGSSDPWDSGSLSPLVEKEGEAYLEKAGGVRRHTVANPHSDVRLLLASSMMHAGRGGASGPPRDSGHQRTETSEETPGDGAQTGGTSGRDGD from the exons ATG TCGGGGGGCATGATGGGGTCGTTCCGCCGCCCCAGGCCTCGCTTCATGAGTTCTCCGGTTCTGTCCGACCTGGCGCGGTTCCACGCCAGCACGCCCGGCCTGCAGATCTCCAACGCCACCGTGTGGAACAG GGTCCAGTCGGCTGTGATCAGGGTCTTCCAGGGAAAAGCTCTGCAGAACAACGAGCTCTACAGCCTCAACGAGAGCATCAG GTGGCTTCTGAAGACCGAGATGGGCTCCTTCATCAGCGACTACTTCCAG AACCAGCTGCTGACTCGAGGCCTTTCTGGAGTCTTGGACCAGattctcctccacagcagagatgATG GTGAGGAGCAGCTGGTCGTCCTCACCGACGCCTGGAACCGGTTCTTCACAGAGACCCTCCCCACCCTGCAGGCCATCTTCTACCCGGTCCAG ggtcAGGAGCTCACTGTGAGGCAGATGTCTCTGCTGGCCTTCAGAAACCTGGTGCTGCTGCggctccccctgcaggccgcGGTGGGCGCCGCGGCCCCGCCGCCTCCGGCCTTCCTGCAGATGCTGCTGGTGTTGCAG GGGGTCCATGAGTCCGGGGGTCCCAGTCCGGAGTACCTCCAGCTGGAGCGTCTGCTGGAAGCCGTCGTGTCTCCGTATCTGAGCAACGTGATTCACAGCAGGAACGACGTGCTGTcag CAGGCTCGTGTCATCGGCCGGAGGTCAAGGTCACGCAGCACCGCGGCTCCTCGGACCCCTGGGACTCCGGCTCTCTGTCCCCGCTGGTGGAGAAGGAGGGCGAGGCGTACCTGGAGAAGGccggcggcgtgcggcgccaCACGGTGGCCAACCCCCACTCTGACgtgcgcctcctgctggcgtCCAGcatgatgcatgctgggaggggcggggcttcagggcCCCCCAGAGACAGTGGACACCAGAGAACAGAGACGAGCgaggagacaccaggagacgGAGCGCAGACGGGGGGGACGTCTGGGAGGGACGGGGACTGA
- the tmed6 gene encoding transmembrane emp24 domain-containing protein 6, translating to MLELLCLCLLVLWSPAEGGPLTDPHPNITDQELFWGSDQYEFSVVIPAKGLECFWHFAHLGEKFYLSYMVQWVTGVGHDRHLTVTINAPSGLLLTNIGDALGQADFEASETGFYQMCFSNFHNRFGSLQVFLSFGVYYEDDQDKPRGTEQRDKELNDTLSVIESATHRVEASVFHMFRYYSFGRMRKSADYYMLRSNSRYVSHWSLALTLLIVTSGYLQLAFLKSLFTSKAGTGEDKPRC from the exons ATGTTGGAGCTCCTGTGTTTGTGCCTGCTGGTCCTGTGGAGCCCGGCGGAGGGGGGGCCCCTGACCGACCCCCACCCCAACATCACGGACCAGGAGCTGTTCTGGGGCTCCGACCAGTACGAGTTCTCCGTGGTGATCCCCGCCAAAGGCCTGGAGTGCTTCTGGCACTTCGCCCACCTCGGAGAGAAGTTCTACCTCAGCTACATG gtgcagTGGGTGACCGGCGTCGGCCACGACAGACACCTGACCGTCACCATCAACGCCCCCAGCGGCCTGCTGCTCACCAACATCGGCGACGCCCTGGGGCAGGCCGACTTCGAGGCGTCGGAGACCG GTTTCTATCAGATGTGTTTCAGTAACTTCCACAACCGCTTCGGCTCGCTGCAAGTCTTCCTGAGCTTCGGCGTTTACTACGAGGACGACCAGGACAAACCCAGGGGGACGGAGCAGAGGGACAAGGAGCTGAACGACACGCTGAGCGTCATCgag AGCGCCACCCACAGAGTGGAGGCCTCCGTCTTCCACATGTTCCGCTACTACAGCTTCGGCCGCATGAGGAAGAGCGCCGACTACTACATGCTGCGGTCCAACTCGCGCTACGTCAGCCACTGGTCGCTGGCGCTCACCCTCCTCATCGTCACGTCCGGCTACCTGCAGCTGGCCTTCCTCAAGAGCCTCTTCACCAGCAAGGCCGGCACGGGCGAGGACAAGCCCCGCTGCTGA
- the LOC115392006 gene encoding proline-rich protein 5-like isoform X5: MMGSFRRPRPRFMSSPVLSDLARFHASTPGLQISNATVWNRVQSAVIRVFQGKALQNNELYSLNESIRWLLKTEMGSFISDYFQNQLLTRGLSGVLDQILLHSRDDGEEQLVVLTDAWNRFFTETLPTLQAIFYPVQGQELTVRQMSLLAFRNLVLLRLPLQAAVGAAAPPPPAFLQMLLVLQGVHESGGPSPEYLQLERLLEAVVSPYLSNVIHSRNDVLSAGSCHRPEVKVTQHRGSSDPWDSGSLSPLVEKEGEAYLEKAGGVRRHTVANPHSDVRLLLASSMMHAGRGGASGPPRDSGHQRTETSEETPGDGAQTGGTSGRDGD; encoded by the exons ATGATGGGGTCGTTCCGCCGCCCCAGGCCTCGCTTCATGAGTTCTCCGGTTCTGTCCGACCTGGCGCGGTTCCACGCCAGCACGCCCGGCCTGCAGATCTCCAACGCCACCGTGTGGAACAG GGTCCAGTCGGCTGTGATCAGGGTCTTCCAGGGAAAAGCTCTGCAGAACAACGAGCTCTACAGCCTCAACGAGAGCATCAG GTGGCTTCTGAAGACCGAGATGGGCTCCTTCATCAGCGACTACTTCCAG AACCAGCTGCTGACTCGAGGCCTTTCTGGAGTCTTGGACCAGattctcctccacagcagagatgATG GTGAGGAGCAGCTGGTCGTCCTCACCGACGCCTGGAACCGGTTCTTCACAGAGACCCTCCCCACCCTGCAGGCCATCTTCTACCCGGTCCAG ggtcAGGAGCTCACTGTGAGGCAGATGTCTCTGCTGGCCTTCAGAAACCTGGTGCTGCTGCggctccccctgcaggccgcGGTGGGCGCCGCGGCCCCGCCGCCTCCGGCCTTCCTGCAGATGCTGCTGGTGTTGCAG GGGGTCCATGAGTCCGGGGGTCCCAGTCCGGAGTACCTCCAGCTGGAGCGTCTGCTGGAAGCCGTCGTGTCTCCGTATCTGAGCAACGTGATTCACAGCAGGAACGACGTGCTGTcag CAGGCTCGTGTCATCGGCCGGAGGTCAAGGTCACGCAGCACCGCGGCTCCTCGGACCCCTGGGACTCCGGCTCTCTGTCCCCGCTGGTGGAGAAGGAGGGCGAGGCGTACCTGGAGAAGGccggcggcgtgcggcgccaCACGGTGGCCAACCCCCACTCTGACgtgcgcctcctgctggcgtCCAGcatgatgcatgctgggaggggcggggcttcagggcCCCCCAGAGACAGTGGACACCAGAGAACAGAGACGAGCgaggagacaccaggagacgGAGCGCAGACGGGGGGGACGTCTGGGAGGGACGGGGACTGA
- the LOC115391483 gene encoding palmitoyltransferase ZDHHC7-like: protein MAEEVLPGGPQRAPSDPDIPPARLLSRRGGALWFVPDCCGVLCAAVTWLLVLFAVFVVTFVLLLPSGGSVHAAVHGLGFNGLAALALAAHLRTMLTDPGAVPRGNAARRHGTDLQLLPGQELSKCSKCCSIKPHRAHHCSICQRCIRRMDHHCPWVNNCVGERNQRFFVLFTMYVSILSGHALALCGYHFISCVRLQWTECSDFSPPVTILLMIFLCMESLLFLTFTAVMFSTQLHSICSSAAGDAGGRWAGLSSVFGGPPSLLWISPFAGLKLPLFPWKRPRRGGAEFSV, encoded by the exons ATGGCGGAGGAGGTTCTTCCCGGCGGTCCGCAGCGGGCTCCATCTGACCCAGACATCCCTCCGGCTCGTCTCCTCTCACG gagggggggggcgctgtGGTTCGTCCCGGACTGCTGCGGCGTGCTGTGCGCCGCCGTCACCTGGCTGCTGGTGCTCTTCGCCGTCTTCGTGGTGACCttcgtgctgctgctgccctccggCGGCTCCGTGCACGCCGCCGTGCACGGCCTGGGCTTCAACGGCCTGGCGGCGCTGGCGCTGGCGGCGCACCTGCGCACCATGCTGACCGACCCG GGCGCCGTTCCTCGGGGAAACGCCGCCCGGCGTCACGGGACcgacctgcagctcctcccggGTCAGGAGCTCTCCAAGTGCTCCAAGTGCTGCAGCATCAAACCCCACCGAGCCCACCACTGCAG CATCTGCCAGCGCTGCATCCGCAGGATGGACCACCACTGTCCCTGGGTCAACAACTGCGTGGGCGAGAGGAACCAGCGCTTCTTCGTCCTCTTCACC ATGTACGTGTCCATCCTGTCGGGCCACGCTCTGGCTCTGTGTGGATACCACTTCATCTCCTGCGTCCGGCTGCAGTGGACAG AGTGCAGCGACTTCTCTCCTCCTGTGACCATCTTACTGATGATCTTCCTCTGCATGGagagcctcctcttcctcaccttcaCCGCCGTGATGTTCAGCACTCAGCTTCACTCCATCTGCAGCTCCGCCGCG ggggATGCTGGAggccggtgggcggggcttagctcGGTGTTCGGAGGACCGCCCTCCCTGCTCTGGATCAGCCCCTTCGCTGGACTCAAGCtgcctctgtttccatggaaacgcccTCGGAGGGGCGGAGCCGAGTTCTCGGTGTGA